Proteins from a single region of Catenulispora acidiphila DSM 44928:
- a CDS encoding N-acetylglucosamine kinase — translation MTDEALVLGLDVGGTSTRVLAVTPHGLRRGAGRASGGNPTGLGPERAAAALAEAVAQALTGLDPADVRHVVLGLAGGGALPSGEDMPGGEAFTRVWDQTGIRCPIEYEPDALIAFAAGTAAAEGSLLLSGTGAVAIAVKDRTMAARADGHGWLLGDRGSGFWLGRQAVLAAMAELDGEGPATVLTDLVIESLRLRGSSPVAGPASGADAGADTPLTAREMVAAVMSEPPTALARLAPLLTAACEGGDAVAKAIADRAVEHLAATLTTVRGPDATSPIVLAGSVLTNPTPVAERVRRMLRERWPDAEVSRALDGAAAAAWLALARIGPMPSPDVRERLFSIPTAS, via the coding sequence ATGACCGACGAGGCGCTGGTCCTCGGGCTCGACGTCGGCGGAACCTCGACGCGGGTCCTGGCGGTCACGCCGCACGGCCTCAGGCGGGGTGCCGGACGCGCCTCCGGGGGCAATCCGACCGGGCTGGGACCCGAGCGCGCCGCGGCGGCGCTGGCCGAGGCGGTGGCGCAGGCGCTGACCGGGCTGGACCCGGCGGACGTGCGGCACGTCGTGCTCGGGCTGGCCGGCGGCGGCGCCCTGCCCTCGGGCGAGGACATGCCCGGCGGCGAGGCGTTCACCCGGGTCTGGGACCAGACCGGGATCCGCTGTCCGATCGAGTACGAGCCCGACGCGCTGATCGCCTTCGCGGCCGGGACCGCCGCCGCCGAGGGCTCGCTGCTGCTGTCGGGCACCGGCGCGGTGGCGATCGCGGTGAAGGACCGCACGATGGCCGCGCGCGCCGACGGCCACGGCTGGCTGCTCGGCGACCGCGGTTCCGGCTTCTGGCTGGGACGGCAGGCGGTGCTGGCGGCGATGGCCGAACTGGACGGCGAGGGCCCGGCGACGGTGCTGACCGACCTGGTGATCGAATCGTTGCGGTTGCGCGGGAGCTCGCCGGTCGCCGGTCCGGCATCCGGCGCCGACGCCGGCGCGGACACGCCGCTGACGGCCCGGGAGATGGTCGCCGCGGTGATGTCCGAGCCGCCGACCGCCCTGGCGCGTCTGGCTCCGCTGCTGACCGCCGCCTGCGAGGGCGGGGACGCGGTCGCGAAGGCGATCGCCGACCGCGCCGTCGAGCATCTCGCGGCGACCCTGACCACGGTGCGCGGTCCCGACGCGACGAGCCCGATCGTCCTGGCCGGGAGCGTTCTGACCAATCCGACGCCGGTCGCCGAGCGCGTGCGGCGGATGCTGCGCGAGCGCTGGCCGGACGCCGAGGTGAGCCGGGCCCTGGACGGCGCGGCGGCCGCGGCGTGGCTGGCGCTGGCCCGGATCGGACCGATGCCGTCACCGGACGTCCGTGAGCGATTGTTTTCGATACCTACCGCCAGCTGA